In Leptospiraceae bacterium, one DNA window encodes the following:
- the rfaE2 gene encoding D-glycero-beta-D-manno-heptose 1-phosphate adenylyltransferase, which produces MKTLSQIHKKIISFSDIQKIKNSQKKSSIVFTNGCFDILHLGHLNYLSKAKDLGDVLWVGLNSDSSVKKLKGKSRPINSEEDRALLLASLFFINYVTIFSEDTPIRLITELKPNIHVKGGDYIAKNLPEYETIQSYGGTITILPFVKGKSTTNIIEKIRT; this is translated from the coding sequence ATGAAAACTCTTTCACAAATCCATAAAAAAATTATTTCTTTTTCAGATATTCAGAAAATTAAAAATTCACAAAAAAAATCCTCTATAGTTTTCACCAATGGATGTTTTGATATTCTACACTTGGGTCATTTGAATTATTTATCAAAAGCCAAAGACTTGGGAGATGTACTGTGGGTCGGGTTGAATTCAGATTCTTCCGTAAAGAAATTAAAAGGGAAATCAAGACCCATAAATTCCGAAGAAGATAGAGCCTTACTCCTTGCCTCCTTATTTTTTATAAACTATGTTACCATTTTTTCTGAAGACACGCCCATTCGATTGATCACTGAATTAAAGCCAAACATTCACGTAAAGGGTGGAGACTATATAGCGAAAAATCTACCTGAGTATGAAACTATTCAATCTTATGGAGGGACAATTACTATTCTGCCTTTTGTAAAAGGAAAATCTACTACAAATATTATCGAAAAAATAAGAACATAA
- the rpoN gene encoding RNA polymerase factor sigma-54: MGLSQRIVQKQTQKLVITQDLRQSIELLQLSTVELLEKIQSELMENPMLEEDNNFEKQKTPELYSISEERLIEKNSSIKSTDTSWQDVYSIDKPSYVDSEASDRNQKMIESSPVGETLANHLLFQLHILNLTDEETEVGEILISMIDDRGFISASVEEISNELNLKKSIIQKVLEQIQEMEPVGLGAKDIKDTIRIQAKILYPEDFFLHKLIIENFEDLEKFDYKKISRNLKITEKEVEELSKIIKKLEPYPATKYSSKKIEYIVPDIIIQEIDGEFVIQLNDEWLPKLKVNDSYKKIVNSHTLLTDKEYINVKINAAQWLIRSINQRRQTLFKVINSILDFQIEFFKGGIRFLKPLTLKDIAEKLSMHESTISRVTTNKYVQTNWGVFELKWFFSSSVKSTEGQMESSKKIHDIIKNLVKEESQMNPLSDQEIVEIMNSKGIGIARRTVAKYRKILKILPSNRRKKNEGR; the protein is encoded by the coding sequence ATGGGACTTAGCCAACGTATTGTCCAGAAGCAAACTCAGAAGTTAGTTATTACTCAAGATTTGAGGCAGTCTATTGAGTTACTTCAATTGTCCACAGTCGAGTTGTTGGAAAAAATTCAATCTGAATTAATGGAAAATCCAATGCTCGAAGAAGATAATAATTTTGAAAAGCAAAAGACCCCTGAATTGTATTCGATAAGTGAAGAAAGATTGATTGAGAAAAATTCTTCCATCAAAAGTACAGACACTTCTTGGCAGGATGTGTATTCTATTGATAAACCAAGTTATGTGGATAGCGAAGCTTCAGATAGAAATCAAAAAATGATCGAGTCTTCTCCTGTAGGAGAAACTCTTGCAAATCATCTATTGTTCCAACTTCATATTTTAAATTTGACTGATGAAGAAACCGAAGTGGGAGAAATATTGATTTCGATGATTGATGATAGAGGGTTTATTTCTGCTTCTGTAGAAGAAATAAGTAACGAGCTAAATCTAAAAAAATCCATCATTCAAAAAGTATTGGAACAAATTCAAGAGATGGAGCCGGTTGGATTAGGTGCAAAAGATATAAAAGACACAATCCGAATTCAAGCAAAAATTTTATATCCAGAAGACTTTTTTCTTCATAAATTGATAATCGAAAATTTTGAAGACCTTGAAAAGTTTGATTATAAAAAAATAAGTCGAAATTTAAAAATTACAGAAAAAGAGGTTGAAGAACTTTCAAAGATTATTAAAAAATTAGAGCCTTACCCGGCGACGAAATACTCAAGTAAAAAAATTGAGTATATTGTCCCAGATATTATCATCCAAGAAATTGACGGTGAATTTGTAATACAATTGAATGATGAGTGGTTACCAAAATTAAAAGTGAATGACAGCTACAAAAAAATAGTAAATAGCCATACTCTCTTGACAGACAAGGAATATATTAACGTAAAAATAAATGCAGCACAGTGGTTGATTCGATCCATAAACCAAAGAAGGCAGACATTATTCAAAGTGATAAATTCTATTTTGGATTTTCAGATAGAATTTTTTAAAGGTGGAATTCGTTTTCTAAAACCACTTACTTTAAAAGATATCGCAGAAAAATTATCTATGCACGAATCTACAATTTCCAGAGTGACAACGAACAAGTATGTTCAAACTAATTGGGGAGTGTTTGAGTTGAAGTGGTTTTTTTCTTCAAGTGTTAAGTCAACTGAAGGACAAATGGAATCTTCCAAAAAAATCCACGATATAATCAAAAACTTAGTAAAAGAAGAATCGCAGATGAACCCTTTGTCGGACCAAGAAATTGTAGAAATTATGAACAGCAAAGGAATTGGTATCGCAAGAAGAACAGTTGCAAAATATAGAAAAATTTTAAAAATTCTTCCATCCAATAGAAGAAAAAAAAATGAGGGACGTTAG
- the rfaE1 gene encoding D-glycero-beta-D-manno-heptose-7-phosphate kinase produces the protein MYQINREKFLKCKEQFKEKKIIVIGDIILDEYLLGSVSRISPEAPVPIVLVEKENITLGGSGNVVKNLTSIGVSSIVFARVGNDEKANTIENLLLKENVNTKDLFLLKSENIPTTIKTRVIATHQQVCRVDREKTNPITKSEELRVLNHFQKKIQECDGVIISDYDKGFLTISLIQQIIKICLENKKFCSVDPQVRHFFQYEQVSILTPNHHEAGRALERTIFTDEEIETGAKELTKKLNSESIMITRGEKGMTIYSRKEEKIFHIPTVAKEVFDVTGAGDTVISVYTAFIVTGLSQLESAIAANASAGIVVGKLGSSTTNFSEIQNSLENMNLLT, from the coding sequence ATGTATCAAATCAATAGAGAAAAATTTTTAAAATGCAAAGAACAGTTTAAAGAAAAAAAAATTATAGTCATAGGCGATATTATTCTGGATGAATATTTACTGGGAAGTGTTTCCAGAATTTCTCCCGAAGCTCCCGTGCCAATAGTACTCGTAGAAAAAGAAAATATTACCTTAGGCGGTTCAGGGAATGTAGTAAAAAATCTTACCTCAATTGGAGTATCTTCGATTGTGTTTGCAAGAGTAGGAAACGACGAAAAAGCAAATACAATAGAGAATCTTTTACTGAAAGAAAATGTAAATACAAAGGATCTGTTTTTATTAAAATCGGAAAACATCCCTACCACCATTAAAACAAGAGTAATCGCTACTCATCAACAAGTGTGCAGAGTAGATCGAGAAAAAACAAACCCAATCACAAAATCAGAAGAGTTGAGAGTTCTAAATCATTTTCAGAAAAAAATACAAGAATGCGATGGGGTGATTATTTCTGATTATGATAAAGGTTTTCTAACTATTAGCTTGATTCAACAAATCATTAAAATTTGTTTGGAAAATAAAAAGTTTTGCTCTGTGGATCCGCAAGTCAGACATTTTTTTCAATACGAACAGGTTTCAATTCTTACTCCAAATCACCACGAAGCAGGAAGAGCCTTAGAAAGAACAATTTTCACAGACGAAGAAATTGAAACAGGAGCAAAAGAATTAACAAAAAAACTAAATTCTGAATCTATTATGATTACTCGGGGAGAAAAAGGTATGACAATTTATTCCCGTAAAGAAGAAAAAATATTTCATATCCCTACTGTGGCCAAAGAGGTATTTGATGTAACAGGCGCAGGAGATACAGTAATATCGGTTTATACTGCATTTATTGTAACAGGTCTAAGTCAATTAGAGTCAGCTATAGCGGCTAACGCATCCGCAGGAATTGTGGTTGGAAAATTAGGTTCTTCTACTACCAATTTTTCAGAGATTCAAAACTCACTTGAAAACATGAATCTATTAACATGA
- a CDS encoding FAD-dependent thymidylate synthase, whose protein sequence is METNLDNEPIIKLIDYTKEPFNLSIASARTCYSSKGILYPEDMVKTEKSIEIRDRVAKSTKKAGHLTTRQHPQFIYSIDKVSRQFVWAFLHSHPFYNSEQVSQRYVEVKDENYYLPPHLNEKEKKLFLESVRFSTQSYFQFSEMLKPVIEKEYFSIFKARADYPEKWQIPIKKKAIEVARYFLPLATFTYMYHSISGITLHRYHRLMNSYNVPKEQSRVVQKMIDLVGEIDPLFIKEMDDPIPLEETQEYLYFEKVFGTSLAKNFSNAKDFIKEYDSDLNGRYSKLVGYYPNGEKLLTDALRSVLSSTKSSLSDEDAIRMLLDPSLNRGLTSTLNETTMSPISRAMLQLSYTFKKKISHTADSQDQRHRMVPGSRPVLLSQFSGEPDYIIPFIVKKYPELLDFYESTMIEIFKKIKIFAEATTDSETISYLLPNAFPIRFYETGNLLMLYHKWKTRLCYNAQEEIFQASVEEVEDLSKVNPDIAKWLRAPCWIRMQGGVKPFCPEGDKYCGVQVWKNDSLNYVRTI, encoded by the coding sequence ATGGAAACAAATTTAGACAACGAGCCAATCATAAAACTTATTGATTACACTAAAGAGCCATTCAATCTTTCTATTGCATCGGCAAGAACTTGCTATTCTTCAAAAGGAATACTGTACCCTGAAGATATGGTAAAAACCGAAAAGTCTATTGAAATTAGAGATAGGGTAGCCAAGTCAACAAAAAAAGCAGGGCACCTGACTACACGGCAGCACCCTCAGTTTATTTATTCTATTGATAAAGTTTCAAGACAATTTGTTTGGGCGTTTTTGCATTCTCATCCATTTTACAATTCAGAGCAGGTTAGCCAAAGGTATGTAGAAGTAAAAGATGAAAATTACTATCTTCCACCACATTTAAATGAAAAAGAAAAAAAACTATTCTTAGAAAGCGTTAGGTTTAGCACTCAAAGTTATTTTCAATTTTCTGAAATGCTAAAGCCTGTAATTGAAAAAGAATATTTTTCTATTTTCAAAGCAAGGGCAGATTACCCGGAAAAATGGCAGATTCCAATCAAGAAAAAAGCTATTGAAGTTGCGAGATACTTTTTGCCCTTAGCTACTTTTACTTATATGTACCATTCCATTAGCGGGATTACTCTTCACAGATATCATCGGTTGATGAATTCTTACAATGTTCCCAAAGAGCAGTCAAGGGTAGTTCAGAAAATGATCGATTTAGTTGGTGAGATCGATCCTCTATTTATAAAAGAAATGGACGATCCGATTCCATTGGAAGAAACCCAAGAGTACTTATATTTTGAAAAAGTATTTGGAACATCACTTGCTAAAAATTTTTCCAATGCAAAAGATTTTATAAAAGAATACGATTCTGATTTGAATGGAAGGTATTCCAAGTTAGTCGGCTATTACCCCAATGGAGAAAAATTACTTACGGATGCCCTGCGATCTGTTCTTTCTTCTACAAAATCATCGTTGAGCGACGAGGATGCTATTCGGATGCTTTTGGATCCTTCCTTAAACAGAGGTTTAACTTCCACATTAAACGAAACTACAATGAGTCCTATCTCCAGAGCAATGCTTCAGCTATCTTACACGTTTAAGAAAAAAATATCGCACACTGCGGATAGTCAGGATCAAAGACACAGGATGGTTCCGGGGTCAAGACCAGTTTTACTTTCACAGTTTTCAGGTGAGCCGGATTATATCATTCCTTTTATCGTTAAAAAGTACCCGGAACTATTAGATTTTTATGAAAGTACTATGATAGAGATTTTTAAAAAGATAAAAATATTTGCAGAGGCCACGACTGATTCAGAGACGATCTCCTATCTTTTGCCAAACGCTTTTCCTATACGTTTTTATGAGACTGGGAATTTACTAATGCTTTATCATAAATGGAAGACAAGATTATGCTACAATGCACAAGAAGAAATTTTTCAGGCATCGGTAGAAGAGGTAGAAGATCTAAGTAAGGTAAACCCGGATATTGCAAAATGGTTAAGAGCACCATGTTGGATTCGAATGCAGGGAGGGGTGAAACCTTTTTGCCCGGAAGGAGACAAATACTGTGGAGTGCAGGTTTGGAAGAATGATTCTTTGAATTATGTTAGGACGATTTGA
- the mgtE gene encoding magnesium transporter, which produces MDETGLNSKIVSFSEHGSEWIEKLKDQIQAKEDGKLLKFIEVSHPADIADAISHLDSEDAIYLFRLCNTEQRTNVLVELNEEIQMVFVNSLNLKEISPIVENMESDDATSLFDEISPEKAEAILNSLDKEDSSKIRNQMNFEENSAGRLMTSDFAVVKEDENVRKGIINLRKASRESDNIYLIYVTDEKGVLKGFVKLKDLFLSSPTTKISKIMKDNIKSIHFDSDKQEVAKFFRKYDYVSAAVVDDNGVILGRITVDDILDIMQEEASKDILRLGGVSEDERLSTSIFVSLKRRLTWLNLNLVTAIVASSVVSMFEDTIQKIVVLASLMPIVAGMGGNAGTQAITIVVRHIATGDLTSKNWFLAIRKELIIGILNGIFIGVVSGVFTFIIKNNLVLSIVIGFAMFINLVIAGIFGSIIPIILKISKIDPAIASSIFVTTSTDIFGFFCFLGLASLLINFL; this is translated from the coding sequence ATTGATGAGACCGGTCTGAATTCTAAAATTGTAAGTTTTAGCGAGCACGGGTCAGAGTGGATCGAAAAACTAAAAGATCAAATTCAAGCAAAAGAAGACGGGAAATTATTAAAATTCATAGAAGTCTCTCACCCGGCAGATATTGCTGACGCTATCTCTCATTTAGATTCTGAAGATGCAATTTATCTATTTCGTTTGTGCAACACAGAGCAAAGAACGAATGTGCTGGTAGAATTGAACGAAGAAATCCAGATGGTTTTTGTAAACAGCCTGAATTTGAAAGAAATTTCCCCTATAGTTGAAAATATGGAGTCGGACGATGCCACTTCTCTTTTCGATGAAATTAGTCCTGAAAAAGCTGAAGCGATTTTGAATTCCTTGGACAAGGAAGATTCTTCTAAAATCAGAAATCAGATGAACTTTGAAGAGAATAGTGCCGGAAGACTTATGACTTCTGATTTTGCAGTTGTGAAAGAAGATGAAAACGTCAGGAAAGGGATCATCAATTTAAGAAAAGCATCTCGAGAATCAGACAATATTTATTTAATTTATGTGACTGATGAAAAAGGAGTGTTGAAAGGGTTTGTAAAACTCAAAGATCTTTTTCTGTCTTCTCCTACCACTAAGATTTCTAAAATAATGAAAGACAATATCAAATCCATTCATTTCGATTCTGACAAGCAAGAGGTTGCCAAGTTTTTCCGTAAATACGATTATGTATCTGCTGCCGTAGTTGACGACAATGGTGTTATCCTCGGTAGAATTACAGTAGATGATATTTTGGACATTATGCAAGAAGAAGCGTCTAAGGATATTTTGCGACTGGGTGGGGTGAGTGAAGACGAAAGACTTTCTACTTCTATTTTTGTATCTTTAAAAAGAAGACTTACTTGGCTGAATTTGAACTTAGTCACTGCGATTGTTGCATCTTCTGTAGTGTCTATGTTTGAAGATACGATCCAGAAAATTGTAGTACTCGCATCTCTAATGCCTATTGTTGCCGGGATGGGTGGGAATGCCGGCACTCAAGCGATTACAATAGTCGTCAGGCATATTGCTACTGGGGATTTAACGAGCAAAAATTGGTTTTTAGCAATCCGAAAAGAATTAATCATCGGAATTTTAAACGGAATTTTTATTGGAGTTGTTTCCGGAGTTTTTACATTTATCATTAAAAATAATTTGGTTTTATCTATTGTAATTGGTTTTGCCATGTTCATCAATTTAGTTATTGCCGGAATCTTTGGTTCTATTATACCAATAATTTTAAAAATCTCAAAAATAGATCCAGCAATTGCTTCTTCGATTTTTGTAACAACAAGCACAGATATATTCGGGTTCTTTTGCTTTTTAGGGCTTGCTTCTTTATTGATTAATTTTCTTTAA
- a CDS encoding CTP synthase, with translation MVKSKYIFITGGVCSSLGKGVTVAALGGLLEGRGYTVSLQKMDPYINIDPGTMSPYQHGEVYVTDDGAETDLDLGYYERFTHSKVTRKNSVSTGQIYFTVIERERKGDYLGRTVQVVPHITNEIRNRVYSLSSDTKADFVIVEIGGTVGDIESIPFLEAIRQMKYEHGSSQVLFIHLTLVPTITVAGEAKTKPTQHSVKELLQLGIQPDILICRIANPLSKEMRSKISLFCNVKEENVISAVDINSSIYEIPQMYKNEKLDEVVLKTFGMEIGKLNFSEWDKISKKINLAKKKVTIAVVGKYISLQDAYRSIYESLSHGGIANDSTIEFLKVNPEELDKSNVKEVLKNAHGILVPGGFGDRGIEGKISAIQFARIKNIPFLGICLGMQCAVIEFARNVMGYKDANSTEFNSRTDYPVISLIEEQMDIERMGGTMRLGAYPCIIKKNTLAYSEYKTENISERHRHRFEFTLKYKEEFEKSGLVFSGHSPDEKLIEIIEVPDHPWFIGVQYHPEFQSKPFAPHPLFAGFIRAAEKILK, from the coding sequence TTGGTTAAATCAAAATACATTTTTATTACAGGTGGTGTTTGCTCTTCGCTTGGTAAGGGAGTTACAGTTGCGGCTTTGGGTGGTCTTTTGGAAGGGAGAGGGTATACTGTCTCACTCCAAAAAATGGATCCATATATAAATATTGACCCCGGAACAATGAGTCCATATCAACATGGCGAGGTCTATGTCACTGATGATGGAGCTGAAACAGACTTAGACCTTGGGTATTACGAAAGATTTACCCATTCCAAAGTAACCAGAAAAAATTCTGTAAGCACCGGGCAAATTTATTTTACAGTAATCGAGAGAGAAAGAAAAGGAGACTATTTAGGCCGAACAGTTCAAGTTGTACCTCATATTACAAATGAAATCAGAAATAGAGTGTATTCCCTATCTTCAGATACAAAAGCAGATTTTGTGATTGTAGAAATTGGTGGGACTGTTGGGGATATTGAGTCTATTCCATTTTTAGAAGCGATTCGACAGATGAAATATGAGCACGGTTCGTCTCAGGTGTTGTTTATTCACCTGACTTTAGTTCCAACTATTACCGTAGCTGGTGAAGCAAAAACAAAGCCTACTCAACACTCCGTGAAAGAACTACTTCAACTTGGGATTCAGCCGGATATTTTAATTTGCAGGATTGCAAATCCTTTGAGTAAAGAAATGCGATCTAAAATTTCTCTTTTTTGTAACGTAAAAGAAGAAAATGTGATTTCGGCAGTAGATATTAATTCTTCAATTTATGAAATCCCTCAAATGTACAAAAATGAAAAATTGGATGAGGTAGTTTTAAAAACTTTTGGAATGGAGATTGGTAAACTCAATTTCTCGGAGTGGGATAAAATTTCAAAAAAAATCAACCTCGCTAAAAAGAAGGTTACAATAGCTGTGGTCGGTAAATATATTAGTTTACAAGATGCCTATCGGTCTATATACGAATCCTTATCCCACGGTGGAATTGCAAACGATTCTACGATTGAGTTTCTAAAGGTAAATCCTGAAGAATTGGATAAGTCTAATGTAAAAGAAGTCTTAAAAAATGCTCATGGGATTTTAGTACCGGGTGGTTTTGGAGATAGGGGAATCGAAGGTAAAATTTCTGCAATCCAATTTGCAAGGATTAAAAATATCCCGTTTCTGGGAATTTGTCTCGGTATGCAGTGTGCTGTAATAGAATTCGCTCGAAATGTGATGGGCTACAAGGATGCAAATTCTACAGAGTTTAATTCCAGAACGGATTATCCTGTAATTTCTTTAATAGAAGAGCAGATGGATATTGAGAGGATGGGAGGAACTATGAGACTTGGTGCTTATCCTTGCATTATCAAAAAAAATACTCTTGCGTATAGTGAATATAAAACAGAAAATATTTCCGAAAGACACAGGCATCGTTTTGAATTTACTTTGAAGTACAAGGAAGAGTTTGAAAAATCCGGGTTAGTTTTTTCCGGTCATTCCCCGGATGAGAAATTGATTGAAATTATTGAAGTCCCGGATCACCCTTGGTTTATAGGGGTCCAATACCACCCGGAGTTCCAATCGAAACCATTTGCTCCTCATCCGTTGTTTGCGGGATTTATAAGAGCTGCGGAGAAAATTCTAAAATAA
- a CDS encoding DedA family protein: MDFLQILIDFFATYGYISVFLVLILCGLGLPVPEDISLVAGGVISALGNTNEHVMFAVGMAGVLIGDGFVFFLGRFYGEKVLKIKLVSKILTPKRFEEVKIQFEKYGKFVIFVGRFTPGLRMPIFMTAGITKKVHPVLFFTTDFLAAAISVPVWVYLGFYSASNYEKLLEIMHQAQISIIVLVATLVVSFYVFLKMKKRKNK, from the coding sequence ATGGATTTTTTACAAATTTTAATTGATTTTTTTGCAACCTATGGATATATTTCAGTTTTTCTTGTTTTGATCTTATGCGGATTGGGTCTTCCTGTTCCTGAAGATATTTCACTTGTTGCTGGAGGAGTGATTAGCGCCCTTGGCAATACAAACGAGCACGTTATGTTTGCTGTAGGGATGGCCGGGGTTTTAATCGGAGATGGGTTTGTATTTTTTTTAGGTAGATTTTATGGAGAGAAAGTTTTGAAAATAAAATTAGTCTCCAAGATACTCACCCCAAAAAGATTTGAAGAAGTAAAAATCCAGTTTGAGAAATACGGTAAATTTGTAATCTTTGTAGGCAGGTTTACTCCTGGACTAAGGATGCCTATTTTTATGACTGCCGGGATTACCAAGAAAGTTCATCCAGTGTTATTTTTTACTACTGACTTTCTTGCAGCAGCGATTAGTGTGCCTGTTTGGGTTTATCTCGGATTTTACAGTGCAAGTAATTACGAGAAATTATTAGAAATCATGCACCAAGCGCAAATTTCCATAATAGTTCTTGTTGCTACTCTTGTTGTCAGCTTTTATGTATTTTTAAAAATGAAAAAAAGAAAAAATAAATAG
- the lptB gene encoding LPS export ABC transporter ATP-binding protein → MENLVKIYNKRKVVDGVSFQISKGEIVGLLGPNGAGKTTSFYMSVGFVRPDEGHVFIDGDDITNAPMYIRARRGIGYLAQEASIFRKLTVAENIEAVLETLKIPRKEIIQRRDELLVELQIMRVANQKGYTLSGGERRRCEIARALATKPDFILLDEPFAGVDPIAVKDIQNVIKSLKDRGLGILITDHNVRETLKITDRAYIMYSGKILISGTAMDLINDPETRRIYLGEDFTL, encoded by the coding sequence ATGGAAAATTTAGTAAAAATTTACAACAAGAGAAAAGTTGTAGATGGGGTCAGTTTTCAAATAAGCAAAGGAGAAATCGTTGGGTTACTCGGTCCAAATGGAGCAGGGAAAACAACTTCCTTTTACATGTCGGTCGGGTTCGTGAGACCGGACGAGGGTCATGTATTTATAGATGGAGACGATATTACAAACGCTCCAATGTATATTCGCGCAAGAAGAGGGATCGGATATTTGGCGCAGGAAGCATCTATTTTTAGAAAACTAACCGTTGCGGAAAATATTGAAGCAGTGCTTGAAACTTTGAAAATTCCAAGAAAAGAAATTATACAAAGAAGAGACGAGCTACTTGTTGAACTTCAGATTATGAGAGTTGCCAATCAAAAAGGATATACCTTGTCGGGTGGAGAAAGAAGAAGATGTGAAATCGCAAGAGCTCTTGCTACCAAGCCAGATTTTATTTTATTGGACGAACCTTTTGCTGGTGTAGATCCTATTGCAGTAAAAGATATTCAGAATGTAATTAAGAGTTTAAAAGATAGAGGGCTTGGAATTTTAATTACAGACCATAATGTCAGGGAAACTTTGAAAATTACTGATAGAGCTTATATCATGTATAGTGGGAAAATTTTAATTTCTGGAACTGCAATGGACTTGATCAATGACCCTGAAACCAGAAGAATATACCTTGGAGAGGATTTTACACTGTAA
- the lptC gene encoding LPS export ABC transporter periplasmic protein LptC — MNKKILQATSLLFFSLVFSLCKKDKGIKIESERESGSTISLRNFTRDSFDKDGVKISKLTAEESFIFFDENRTVFYSLVFDQFKDGKFESSLKGDRGEVNHTTKKLNVNGNIVLNTVDHKRLEAEELLYDIDEQTLVSDKSVIVNSRGTTIRGIGLRADKNLNKVTILKPTAISKEGNPLEKNK, encoded by the coding sequence ATGAACAAAAAAATACTTCAAGCTACAAGTCTCCTGTTTTTTTCTTTGGTCTTTTCTTTATGCAAAAAAGACAAAGGAATAAAAATCGAAAGTGAGAGAGAATCCGGCTCTACTATTTCATTAAGAAATTTTACTCGAGATTCTTTTGATAAAGATGGAGTTAAGATTTCTAAATTGACTGCTGAAGAGTCATTCATATTTTTTGATGAAAATCGAACTGTATTTTATTCGTTGGTATTTGATCAGTTTAAGGATGGAAAATTTGAATCCAGTTTGAAAGGGGATAGGGGAGAAGTTAATCACACGACAAAGAAACTAAACGTAAACGGAAATATTGTTCTAAATACAGTCGATCACAAAAGACTCGAAGCAGAAGAGCTGTTGTACGATATAGACGAGCAGACACTAGTTTCTGATAAGTCTGTCATCGTAAATTCAAGAGGGACAACAATTCGAGGTATTGGTTTACGTGCAGATAAGAATTTAAACAAAGTAACGATATTAAAACCTACTGCGATTTCTAAAGAAGGCAATCCTCTTGAAAAAAATAAATAA
- the kdsA gene encoding 3-deoxy-8-phosphooctulonate synthase, which translates to MATTVKERNFLNTKFGEKNPFFLIAGPCVMESKDLIDRVCGEMVQICGELGIFYIFKSSFDKANRSSVHSYRGPGIIEGVKNLEFIKSKYNVPVLTDIHETSQISPLKDVLDIYQIPAFLSRQTDLVAEAAKTGKWVNVKKGQFMAPADCRHIVDKIKECNSEKYLITERGTSFGYNNLVFDIRSIPILHSMDIPFIFDATHSAQLPGGAGNITGGQREFIPDLLSAAVSCGVEGIFMEVHPDPPKAKSDSTTQFFLSETKSLLKRMAELDKLVKTYIGANSEK; encoded by the coding sequence ATGGCAACTACAGTTAAAGAAAGAAACTTTTTAAATACGAAATTTGGGGAGAAGAATCCATTTTTTCTAATAGCCGGGCCTTGTGTGATGGAATCGAAGGATCTTATCGACAGGGTTTGTGGAGAAATGGTTCAGATTTGTGGAGAGCTTGGAATATTTTATATTTTTAAAAGTAGTTTTGATAAAGCCAATCGTTCTTCGGTGCATTCTTACAGAGGACCCGGAATCATAGAAGGTGTTAAAAATTTAGAGTTTATTAAATCTAAATACAATGTTCCTGTCTTGACAGATATTCACGAAACCTCTCAAATTTCTCCATTGAAAGATGTGCTTGATATTTACCAAATTCCTGCTTTTCTTTCTCGTCAAACTGATTTAGTGGCTGAGGCCGCAAAAACAGGCAAGTGGGTGAATGTAAAAAAAGGGCAGTTTATGGCTCCGGCAGATTGCAGGCATATAGTTGATAAGATCAAAGAATGCAATTCTGAAAAATACCTAATCACAGAAAGAGGTACAAGTTTTGGTTATAATAATTTAGTCTTTGACATTAGATCAATCCCTATTTTACATAGCATGGATATTCCTTTTATTTTTGATGCTACCCATTCCGCACAACTTCCCGGAGGTGCAGGAAATATCACAGGAGGACAAAGGGAATTTATACCCGATCTATTGAGTGCTGCTGTTTCTTGTGGAGTAGAAGGGATTTTTATGGAAGTGCATCCGGATCCACCTAAAGCAAAGAGTGACTCGACTACCCAGTTTTTTTTATCTGAAACAAAAAGCCTTTTAAAGAGAATGGCAGAGTTAGACAAACTTGTAAAAACATATATTGGTGCAAATTCGGAAAAATAA